From the Stenotrophomonas bentonitica genome, one window contains:
- a CDS encoding urease subunit beta: MIPGEYFIEEGSIELNQGRERRSLQVSNSGDRPIQVGSHYHFFETNTALLFDRDQARGFRLNIPAGTAVRFEPGQDRTVELVALAGAREVYGFNGLIMGKL; this comes from the coding sequence ATGATTCCCGGAGAGTATTTCATCGAAGAAGGATCGATCGAGCTCAACCAGGGACGCGAACGCCGCAGCCTGCAGGTGAGCAATTCCGGCGACCGTCCCATCCAGGTCGGCTCGCATTACCACTTCTTCGAAACCAACACGGCACTGCTGTTCGATCGCGACCAGGCCCGCGGCTTCCGTCTGAACATCCCTGCCGGCACCGCAGTACGTTTCGAGCCGGGCCAGGACCGCACGGTGGAGCTTGTGGCGCTCGCTGGAGCGCGCGAGGTCTATGGGTTCAACGGCTTGATCATGGGCAAACTGTAG
- the ureA gene encoding urease subunit gamma, with amino-acid sequence MDLLPREKDKLLLFTAALVAERRKARGVKLNYPEAVALISAAVVEGARDGRTVADLMSYGATLLTRSDVMEGVAEMIHDIQVEATFPDGTKLVTVHNPIP; translated from the coding sequence ATGGACCTGTTGCCACGTGAAAAAGACAAGCTGCTGCTGTTCACTGCGGCGTTGGTCGCCGAACGACGCAAGGCGCGGGGCGTGAAGCTCAACTACCCCGAAGCGGTGGCATTGATTTCCGCAGCGGTGGTGGAGGGCGCGCGTGACGGCAGGACCGTAGCCGACCTGATGTCGTATGGCGCCACGCTGCTGACCCGCAGCGATGTGATGGAAGGCGTGGCGGAGATGATCCACGACATCCAGGTGGAAGCCACGTTCCCGGACGGCACCAAGCTGGTCACCGTCCACAATCCGATCCCGTGA
- a CDS encoding urease accessory protein UreD produces the protein MAANDWRGKLELWFEHQEGKTRLMRRQHVGPLAVQRAFYPETDGSAHVYILHPPGGIAGGDQLVIDCHLAEQARTVLTTPGATKFYRSEERTSMQQVRIDVAAGAVCEYLPQETIVFAGATASMKTQAVLAADAVYIGWDFVSFGRPAAGERFGAGTFRQCVEIVRDGEPIWFERFCVSGPEAVKDQPFVLAGQPIMGTLVYAGPSIEDAAARVRDTLGEDAQHVFSVSALERVVVCRYLGDHMSQAKSLFRRAWHVLREGGIGKGGVAPRIWAT, from the coding sequence ATGGCTGCGAACGATTGGCGTGGCAAGCTTGAGCTGTGGTTCGAGCACCAGGAAGGCAAGACCCGCCTCATGCGACGCCAGCATGTTGGGCCACTGGCTGTGCAGCGCGCGTTCTATCCAGAAACCGACGGATCCGCACATGTGTACATACTGCACCCACCCGGTGGCATTGCCGGTGGCGACCAGCTGGTGATCGACTGCCACCTGGCCGAGCAGGCGCGGACGGTGCTCACTACACCGGGCGCAACCAAGTTCTACCGCAGCGAAGAACGGACCAGCATGCAGCAGGTTCGCATCGACGTCGCCGCTGGAGCGGTCTGTGAGTACCTTCCCCAGGAGACCATCGTGTTCGCCGGTGCCACCGCCTCCATGAAGACCCAGGCCGTGCTCGCGGCTGATGCCGTGTATATCGGCTGGGACTTCGTAAGTTTCGGACGGCCAGCTGCGGGCGAACGTTTCGGCGCAGGCACGTTCCGGCAGTGCGTGGAGATCGTGCGCGACGGCGAACCGATCTGGTTCGAACGCTTCTGCGTGTCAGGGCCGGAGGCGGTGAAAGACCAGCCCTTCGTGCTGGCAGGCCAACCGATCATGGGCACGCTGGTGTACGCCGGACCGTCCATTGAAGACGCGGCCGCGCGTGTCCGCGACACACTCGGCGAGGACGCGCAGCATGTGTTCTCGGTGAGCGCGCTGGAGCGCGTGGTGGTCTGCCGTTATCTGGGCGACCACATGTCGCAGGCCAAGTCGCTGTTCCGCAGGGCGTGGCACGTGCTGCGCGAGGGCGGTATCGGCAAGGGCGGCGTCGCACCGCGCATCTGGGCGACCTGA
- a CDS encoding urease accessory protein UreE, which produces MLKAIAVEDGSIEPGWLPRVSLGTLVLSYDERHVRRRALSLPSGEKILLDLPEPVVLASGAQLLLEDGTVVHIHAAEEELLEVTAKNPLHLTELAWHIGNRHLAAAIYPDRILIARDHVITAMLEGLGAKVREVNEPFSPVRGAYSHQHSHSHGHTP; this is translated from the coding sequence ATGCTTAAGGCCATCGCGGTAGAAGACGGTTCCATCGAACCCGGCTGGTTGCCCCGCGTTTCACTGGGCACGCTGGTGCTGAGTTACGACGAACGGCATGTGCGCCGGCGCGCGCTCTCACTGCCGAGCGGCGAGAAGATACTGCTGGACCTGCCTGAACCGGTGGTGCTCGCATCCGGCGCGCAGCTGCTGCTGGAAGACGGCACCGTGGTCCACATTCATGCAGCAGAAGAAGAACTGCTGGAAGTCACCGCGAAGAACCCGCTGCACCTCACCGAACTGGCGTGGCACATCGGCAACCGGCACCTCGCCGCCGCCATCTATCCCGACCGCATCCTGATCGCGCGCGACCACGTCATCACCGCCATGCTGGAAGGCCTTGGTGCGAAGGTGCGCGAAGTCAATGAACCGTTCAGTCCCGTGCGCGGTGCCTACAGCCACCAGCATTCGCATTCGCACGGACATACGCCATGA
- the ureG gene encoding urease accessory protein UreG: MSSQHGPLRIGIGGPVGSGKTTLTEKLCKALRDRLSIAVITNDIYTKEDAMILARRQALSEDRIMAVETGGCPHTAIREDASINLQAIAEMNRAFPDLDVVFIESGGDNLAATFSPDLADLTLYVISVCQGEEIPRKGGPGITKSDFLVINKSDLAPYVDVDLEVMQRDALKMRGTRPFGFTDLSRGKGLDEIVDFIMENGGLRA; encoded by the coding sequence ATGAGCTCACAACATGGTCCCCTGCGCATCGGTATCGGCGGGCCGGTCGGCTCCGGCAAGACCACGCTGACCGAGAAGCTGTGCAAGGCGCTGCGTGATCGCCTCTCCATCGCGGTGATCACCAACGACATCTACACCAAGGAAGACGCGATGATCCTCGCGCGTCGGCAGGCATTGTCCGAAGACCGGATCATGGCGGTGGAAACCGGGGGCTGCCCGCACACCGCCATCCGCGAAGACGCGTCGATCAACCTGCAGGCGATTGCCGAGATGAACCGCGCCTTCCCTGACCTGGACGTGGTGTTCATCGAATCCGGTGGCGACAATCTGGCCGCTACATTCTCACCGGACCTGGCCGACCTTACCCTCTACGTGATCTCGGTCTGCCAGGGCGAGGAAATTCCGCGCAAGGGCGGGCCAGGCATCACCAAGTCTGACTTCCTGGTCATCAACAAGAGCGACCTCGCGCCGTACGTGGATGTTGATCTCGAGGTGATGCAGCGCGACGCGCTGAAAATGCGCGGCACCCGTCCGTTCGGCTTCACGGACCTTTCCAGAGGAAAAGGGCTGGATGAAATTGTCGACTTCATCATGGAAAACGGCGGGCTCCGCGCCTGA
- the cobS gene encoding cobaltochelatase subunit CobS, which translates to MKLSTSSWKTAGSAPDAVTSGDATALPDSTVEVAQLFGFDSGMRVPAYAEAGAHVPEIDPDYVFHRETTLAILAGFAHRRRVMVSGYHGTGKSTHIEQVAARLNWPCVRINLDSHVSRIDLIGKDAIVIRDGRQVTEFRDGILPWAYQNNVALVLDEYDAGRPDVMFVIQRVLESSSRLTLLDQARVLLPHPAFRLFATANTVGLGDSTGLYHGTQQINQAQMDRWSIVAALNYLAQDDEVAIVLAKARHYRNDAGRETVVRMVQVANLTRAAFTNGDIATVMSPRTVITWAENAEIFGDIAFAFRITFLNKCDELERGIVAEFYQRVFGEELPESIANVQLR; encoded by the coding sequence ATGAAATTGTCGACTTCATCATGGAAAACGGCGGGCTCCGCGCCTGACGCGGTGACGTCGGGCGATGCGACCGCGTTGCCCGATTCCACGGTCGAGGTGGCGCAGCTGTTCGGCTTCGACAGCGGCATGCGCGTACCCGCCTATGCAGAAGCAGGCGCGCACGTACCAGAGATCGATCCGGACTACGTATTCCATCGCGAGACCACGCTGGCCATTCTCGCCGGCTTCGCCCACCGGCGCCGGGTGATGGTCTCGGGCTACCACGGCACCGGCAAGTCCACCCATATCGAGCAGGTTGCGGCGCGGCTGAACTGGCCGTGCGTGCGCATCAACCTGGACAGCCATGTCAGCCGCATCGATCTGATCGGCAAGGACGCCATCGTGATCCGGGACGGCAGGCAGGTCACCGAGTTCCGCGATGGCATCCTGCCGTGGGCCTACCAGAACAACGTGGCGCTGGTACTCGATGAGTACGACGCCGGTCGGCCGGACGTGATGTTCGTCATCCAGCGCGTGCTGGAGTCCTCCAGCCGGCTTACCCTGCTCGACCAGGCGCGCGTGCTGTTGCCGCACCCCGCATTTCGCCTGTTCGCTACCGCCAACACGGTAGGGCTTGGCGACAGTACCGGCCTGTACCACGGCACGCAGCAGATCAACCAGGCGCAGATGGACCGCTGGTCGATCGTGGCCGCGCTCAACTACCTGGCGCAGGACGATGAAGTGGCGATCGTGCTGGCCAAGGCCAGGCACTACCGCAACGATGCGGGGCGCGAGACGGTGGTGCGGATGGTGCAGGTTGCGAATCTGACCCGCGCCGCATTCACCAACGGCGACATCGCCACGGTGATGAGCCCGCGCACGGTCATTACCTGGGCCGAGAACGCGGAGATCTTCGGCGACATCGCGTTTGCCTTCCGGATCACCTTCCTCAACAAGTGCGACGAACTGGAACGCGGCATCGTGGCGGAGTTCTATCAACGCGTCTTCGGCGAGGAGTTGCCGGAGTCGATAGCCAACGTGCAGTTGCGTTGA